The Deinococcus sonorensis KR-87 genome includes a window with the following:
- the topA gene encoding type I DNA topoisomerase, translating to MPKTLVIVESPAKARTIEKYLGKGYTVESSIGHIRDLPRSAAEIPERYKNESWARLGLNVEEDFRPLYVVSAEKRQHVARLRKLTSEADELILATDDDREGESIAWHLLQELKPKVPVRRMVFHEITKEAIQSAIQHPRDIDTNLVEAQEARRALDRLYGYEVSPVLWRKVAPKLSAGRVQSVATRLLVERERERMRFVSAGWWDIEAQCDAAGAQFPARLTELEGRRLALGRDFDPLTGRLKPGSEVALLDEPQARALAEALTGSALTVTSAEEKPYTQRPYPPFITSTLQQEGSRKLGFGAQRTMRAAQKLYEGGYITYMRTDSPSLSAEAMTAARSQVKAMYGDAYLSPQPRVYSSKSKNAQEAHEAIRPAGNSFRTPDSLRAELGTDEWRLYDLVWKRTVASQMADARGRRMQVRLGGQTRDGRPVQFSASGRAIDFPGFLRAYVEGSDDPAAALEDREVILPPLTQGQAVTGQRMDASGHETQPPARYTEASLVQALEAAGIGRPSTYASIIGTIQDRGYAAKKGSALVPTWTAFATSALLEHHFSSLVDYDFTARMEEELDDIAGGRKQRTPYLRGFYLGDQGGMGLKPLIASNMEAIDARAVATIEVPRLAGSGIEVRVGKYGPYMSQGEARANIPEDLAPDELTLERAQELMSRPSGDQVLGQDPETGLPVIAKAGRFGPYVQLGDTTPPSRTASLFPTDDLNTLTLERALQLLTLPRLVGTLEGEEVWALNGKFGPYLKRGTDSRSLTSHEQLFTVTLPEAEALFQQPRFRGRGATAGPLKSFEYPDRTAISLRSGRFGPYLTDGERNATLRKGEDGPDLSADDARSILEERGKEPKKKPGKPARKAAAKAPAKAAKKPAGKASAGRTGRSAPAEGGMAIHTPLKSAARKAPAKAAGKSKSAAKKPATAPKAALAWADLKPHLGVLSEQERALVTATREQGRKVEEVAPGLGLDIKKAKGMALQASKKLNQAARGG from the coding sequence ATGCCCAAGACCCTCGTGATCGTTGAATCTCCGGCCAAAGCCCGCACCATCGAAAAGTATCTCGGCAAGGGGTACACGGTGGAGTCGAGCATCGGTCATATTCGTGACCTGCCGCGCAGCGCGGCGGAGATCCCGGAGCGCTACAAGAACGAGAGCTGGGCGCGGCTGGGGCTGAACGTCGAGGAGGACTTCCGGCCGCTGTACGTGGTGTCGGCGGAGAAGCGGCAGCATGTGGCCCGGCTGCGCAAGCTGACCAGCGAGGCCGACGAACTGATTCTGGCGACCGACGACGACCGCGAGGGCGAGAGCATCGCGTGGCACCTGCTGCAGGAGCTCAAGCCCAAGGTGCCGGTGCGCCGGATGGTGTTCCACGAGATCACCAAGGAAGCGATCCAGAGCGCCATCCAGCACCCGCGCGACATCGACACCAATCTGGTGGAGGCGCAGGAGGCCCGGCGTGCTCTGGACCGGCTGTACGGCTACGAGGTGAGCCCGGTGCTGTGGCGCAAGGTGGCGCCCAAGCTGTCGGCCGGCCGGGTGCAGAGCGTGGCCACCCGCCTGCTGGTGGAGCGAGAACGTGAGCGGATGCGTTTCGTGTCGGCCGGCTGGTGGGACATCGAGGCGCAGTGTGACGCTGCGGGCGCGCAGTTCCCGGCCCGGCTGACCGAGCTGGAAGGCCGGCGTCTGGCCCTGGGCCGCGACTTTGACCCGTTGACCGGCCGGCTGAAGCCCGGCAGCGAGGTGGCCCTGCTGGATGAGCCGCAGGCCCGGGCGCTGGCCGAGGCGCTGACCGGGTCGGCCCTGACCGTGACCAGCGCTGAGGAGAAGCCGTATACCCAGCGGCCCTACCCGCCGTTCATCACCAGCACGCTGCAACAGGAAGGCTCGCGCAAGCTGGGTTTCGGGGCGCAGCGCACCATGCGGGCGGCCCAGAAGCTGTACGAGGGCGGCTACATCACCTACATGCGCACCGACAGCCCCAGCCTCTCGGCCGAGGCGATGACCGCCGCGCGCAGTCAGGTGAAGGCCATGTACGGTGACGCCTACCTGTCGCCGCAGCCGCGCGTCTACAGCAGCAAGAGCAAGAATGCCCAGGAGGCGCACGAGGCGATCCGGCCGGCCGGCAACAGCTTCCGCACCCCCGACAGCCTGCGCGCTGAGCTGGGCACAGACGAGTGGCGGCTTTACGATCTGGTGTGGAAGCGCACGGTGGCCTCGCAGATGGCCGACGCGCGCGGTCGCCGGATGCAGGTGCGTCTGGGCGGCCAGACCCGGGACGGGCGGCCGGTGCAGTTCAGCGCCTCGGGCCGCGCCATCGACTTCCCCGGCTTCCTGCGCGCCTACGTGGAGGGCAGCGACGATCCGGCCGCCGCGCTGGAGGACCGCGAGGTGATCCTGCCGCCGCTGACTCAGGGCCAGGCGGTCACCGGCCAGCGCATGGACGCCAGCGGCCACGAGACCCAGCCACCGGCCCGCTACACCGAGGCCTCGCTGGTGCAGGCGCTGGAAGCCGCAGGCATCGGCCGGCCGTCCACCTACGCGAGCATCATCGGCACCATTCAGGACCGGGGCTACGCCGCCAAGAAGGGCTCGGCGCTGGTGCCCACCTGGACCGCCTTCGCCACCAGCGCGCTGCTGGAACACCACTTCTCCTCGCTGGTGGACTACGACTTCACCGCCCGCATGGAGGAGGAACTGGACGACATCGCGGGGGGCCGCAAGCAGCGCACGCCCTACCTGCGCGGCTTCTACCTGGGCGACCAGGGCGGCATGGGCCTCAAGCCGCTGATCGCCAGCAACATGGAGGCCATCGATGCCCGCGCGGTGGCCACCATCGAGGTGCCACGTCTCGCTGGAAGCGGCATCGAAGTGCGGGTCGGCAAGTACGGCCCGTACATGAGCCAGGGCGAGGCCCGCGCCAACATTCCCGAGGACCTCGCCCCGGATGAGCTGACGCTGGAGCGCGCCCAGGAGCTGATGAGCCGGCCCAGCGGCGATCAGGTGCTGGGGCAGGACCCGGAGACGGGGCTGCCGGTCATTGCCAAGGCCGGGCGTTTCGGGCCGTATGTGCAGCTGGGCGACACCACGCCGCCCAGCCGGACCGCCAGCCTGTTTCCCACCGATGATCTGAATACCCTGACGCTGGAGCGCGCCCTGCAACTGCTGACGCTGCCCCGACTGGTCGGGACGCTGGAGGGAGAGGAGGTCTGGGCGCTGAATGGCAAGTTCGGTCCGTACCTGAAGCGCGGCACCGACAGCCGCAGCCTGACCAGCCACGAGCAGCTGTTCACCGTCACGCTGCCGGAGGCCGAGGCGCTGTTCCAGCAGCCGCGCTTCCGGGGCCGGGGCGCGACGGCCGGGCCGCTCAAGAGCTTCGAGTACCCGGACCGCACGGCCATCAGCCTGCGCAGCGGGCGTTTCGGTCCGTACCTGACCGACGGGGAGCGCAACGCCACCCTCCGCAAGGGGGAGGACGGCCCCGACCTGAGCGCTGACGACGCCCGCAGCATCCTGGAGGAGCGCGGCAAGGAGCCCAAGAAGAAGCCGGGCAAGCCGGCGCGGAAGGCGGCGGCCAAGGCCCCGGCCAAAGCGGCGAAGAAGCCGGCCGGGAAGGCCAGCGCCGGCCGGACAGGGCGCAGCGCTCCCGCCGAGGGCGGCATGGCCATCCATACCCCGCTCAAGTCGGCGGCCCGCAAGGCGCCCGCCAAGGCGGCAGGCAAGTCCAAGAGCGCGGCCAAGAAGCCGGCCACGGCGCCCAAGGCAGCGCTGGCCTGGGCTGACCTGAAACCGCACCTGGGCGTGCTGAGCGAGCAGGAACGCGCCCTGGTGACCGCCACCCGCGAGCAGGGGCGCAAGGTGGAGGAGGTCGCGCCGGGCCTGGGTCTGGACATCAAGAAGGCCAAGGGCATGGCGCTGCAGGCCAGCAAAAAACTCAATCAGGCGGCGCGGGGCGGCTGA
- a CDS encoding YdcF family protein yields the protein MRSPGGTGSAFLALMLAALAGVLLLLPGPRVPSALHPHATLLVLGAAQYNGHPSPAFRQRLDHALALYRSGQVQRVVVSGGVGHGDRYSEGQVGLQYLRQRGVPGSALQAETHSRTTLENLRLSRPLLHGPVTLVTDEAHAARALALAHATGLQANVSSVPLGAGHLRYRLRERLALTAYSVLGAARL from the coding sequence ATGCGAAGTCCAGGCGGTACCGGCAGTGCGTTTCTGGCCCTGATGCTGGCGGCGCTGGCCGGAGTGTTGCTGCTGCTGCCGGGGCCCCGCGTGCCCTCGGCGCTGCACCCGCACGCCACCCTGCTGGTGCTGGGCGCAGCTCAGTACAACGGCCACCCCAGTCCCGCCTTCCGGCAGCGGCTGGACCATGCGCTGGCGCTGTACCGCAGCGGTCAGGTGCAGCGGGTGGTGGTGTCGGGCGGGGTGGGGCACGGCGACCGCTACAGCGAGGGGCAGGTGGGGCTGCAGTACCTCCGCCAGCGGGGCGTGCCCGGGTCAGCGCTGCAGGCCGAGACGCACAGCCGCACCACGCTGGAGAACCTGCGCCTCAGCCGGCCGCTGCTGCACGGCCCGGTCACGCTCGTCACCGACGAGGCCCACGCGGCCCGGGCGCTGGCGCTCGCCCACGCCACAGGGCTGCAGGCCAATGTGAGCAGCGTGCCGCTGGGCGCGGGTCACCTGCGCTACCGGCTGCGCGAACGGCTGGCCCTGACCGCCTACAGCGTGCTGGGCGCGGCGCGACTGTAA